One window of Burkholderia vietnamiensis LMG 10929 genomic DNA carries:
- the trpD gene encoding anthranilate phosphoribosyltransferase, whose amino-acid sequence MTITPQEALQRTIEHREIFHDEMLHLMRLIMRGDMSPVMAAAIITGLRVKKETIGEIAAAATVMREFAHHVEVPDNSNFVDIVGTGGDGAHTFNISTASMFVTAAAGAKVAKHGNRGVSSKSGSADVLEALGVNIDLQPDQVAASIAETGMGFMFAPNHHPAMKNIAAVRRELGVRTIFNILGPLTNPAGAPNQLMGVFHADLVGIQVRVMQRLGAQHVLVVYGKDGMDEVSLGAATLVGELRDGQVHEYEIHPEDFGLQMVSNRTLKVENADESRVMLLGALDNQPGVAREIVTLNAGTALYAANVAASIADGIQLAREAIASGKARAKVDELVRFTQQFKR is encoded by the coding sequence ATGACGATTACCCCGCAGGAAGCGCTGCAGCGCACGATCGAACACCGCGAAATCTTCCACGACGAGATGCTGCACCTGATGCGGCTCATCATGCGCGGCGACATGTCGCCCGTGATGGCGGCCGCGATCATCACCGGCCTGCGCGTGAAGAAGGAGACGATCGGCGAAATCGCCGCCGCCGCGACCGTGATGCGCGAGTTCGCACACCACGTCGAGGTGCCGGACAACTCCAACTTCGTCGACATCGTCGGCACGGGCGGCGACGGCGCGCACACCTTCAACATCTCGACCGCGTCGATGTTCGTGACGGCCGCGGCAGGCGCGAAGGTCGCGAAGCACGGCAACCGCGGCGTGTCGAGCAAGTCCGGCAGCGCCGACGTGCTCGAGGCGCTCGGCGTGAACATCGACCTGCAGCCGGATCAGGTTGCCGCGTCGATCGCCGAAACCGGCATGGGCTTCATGTTCGCGCCGAACCATCATCCGGCGATGAAGAACATCGCGGCCGTGCGCCGCGAGCTCGGCGTGCGGACGATCTTCAACATCCTCGGCCCGCTGACCAATCCGGCCGGCGCACCGAACCAGCTGATGGGCGTATTCCACGCCGACCTCGTCGGCATCCAGGTGCGCGTGATGCAGCGCCTCGGCGCGCAGCACGTGCTGGTCGTGTACGGCAAGGACGGGATGGACGAAGTGTCGCTCGGCGCGGCCACGCTGGTCGGCGAATTGCGCGACGGGCAGGTGCACGAATACGAGATCCATCCGGAGGACTTCGGGCTCCAGATGGTGTCGAACCGCACGCTGAAGGTCGAAAATGCCGACGAATCGCGCGTGATGCTGCTCGGCGCGCTCGACAACCAGCCGGGCGTCGCCCGCGAGATCGTCACGCTGAACGCCGGCACCGCGCTCTACGCGGCCAATGTCGCCGCGTCGATCGCGGACGGCATCCAGCTCGCCCGCGAAGCGATCGCGAGCGGCAAGGCGCGCGCGAAAGTCGACGAACTCGTGCGCTTCACGCAGCAGTTCAAGCGCTGA
- the trpC gene encoding indole-3-glycerol phosphate synthase TrpC, protein MSDILDRIIAVKRDEVAAAMRSTPLEALKLEASARDLRDFVGALRAKQAAGQPAVIAEVKKASPSKGVLREHFVPADIARSYATHGAACLSVLTDEQFFQGSVRYLEEARAACTLPVLRKDFIVDAYQILEARAMGADAILLIAAALDTPLMQELEAYAHSLGLAVLVEVHDRNEMEQALTLKTPLVGINNRNLRTFETTIQTTLDMLDMVPADRMVVTESGILSRADVDTMRAANVNAFLVGEAFMRADEPGAALARMFF, encoded by the coding sequence ATGAGCGACATTCTCGACCGAATCATCGCAGTCAAGCGCGACGAAGTCGCGGCAGCCATGCGCAGCACGCCGCTCGAGGCGCTGAAACTCGAAGCATCGGCGCGCGACCTGCGCGACTTCGTCGGCGCGCTGCGCGCGAAGCAGGCCGCCGGCCAGCCCGCGGTGATCGCCGAAGTGAAGAAGGCGAGCCCGTCGAAGGGCGTGCTGCGCGAGCATTTCGTGCCGGCCGACATCGCGCGCTCGTACGCGACGCACGGCGCTGCATGCCTGTCGGTGCTGACCGACGAACAGTTCTTCCAGGGCAGCGTGCGCTACCTCGAGGAAGCGCGCGCGGCCTGCACGCTGCCGGTGCTGCGCAAGGACTTCATCGTCGACGCGTACCAGATCCTCGAGGCGCGCGCGATGGGCGCCGACGCGATCCTGCTGATCGCGGCCGCGCTCGACACGCCGCTGATGCAGGAACTCGAAGCGTATGCGCACTCGCTCGGCCTCGCGGTGCTGGTCGAGGTTCACGACCGCAACGAGATGGAACAGGCGCTCACGCTGAAGACGCCGCTCGTCGGCATCAACAACCGCAACCTGCGCACCTTCGAGACGACGATCCAGACCACGCTCGACATGCTCGACATGGTTCCGGCCGACCGCATGGTCGTAACCGAGTCGGGCATCCTGTCGCGCGCGGACGTCGACACGATGCGCGCGGCGAACGTGAACGCGTTCCTCGTCGGCGAAGCGTTCATGCGCGCGGACGAGCCGGGCGCGGCACTCGCGCGGATGTTCTTCTGA
- a CDS encoding CYTH domain-containing protein: MAIEREIKLALPAGQAEAARHFFETLTGETGQTITLANVYYDTPELALAQSKSAVRVRRTPHGWLQTFKTVGIAEAGLHRRHEWELPVAGDALEIDALVAACDVPEAATALRDAAPALHALFRTDFSRTLWRVAIGGATVEAAVDVGEIVVQTQSDTRREPISEIELELIDGPEAALATLAAELQQALPGLAPENISKAQRGYRLRAQ; this comes from the coding sequence ATGGCGATCGAACGGGAGATCAAGCTCGCGCTGCCGGCCGGTCAGGCCGAGGCCGCGCGGCACTTTTTCGAAACGCTGACCGGCGAAACCGGCCAGACCATCACGCTCGCGAACGTCTATTACGACACGCCCGAGCTCGCGCTCGCCCAGTCGAAGAGCGCGGTGCGCGTGCGCCGCACGCCGCACGGCTGGCTGCAGACGTTCAAGACGGTCGGCATCGCCGAGGCCGGCCTGCATCGCCGCCATGAATGGGAGCTGCCGGTCGCCGGCGACGCGCTCGAAATCGACGCGCTCGTCGCCGCCTGCGACGTGCCGGAAGCCGCGACCGCATTGCGCGACGCGGCGCCCGCCCTGCACGCGCTGTTCCGCACGGATTTTTCGCGTACGCTGTGGCGCGTCGCAATCGGCGGCGCGACCGTCGAGGCGGCGGTGGACGTCGGCGAGATCGTCGTTCAGACGCAAAGCGATACGCGCCGCGAACCGATCAGCGAAATCGAACTCGAACTGATCGACGGCCCGGAAGCGGCGCTCGCGACGCTCGCCGCCGAATTGCAGCAGGCGCTGCCGGGCCTCGCCCCCGAAAACATCAGCAAGGCGCAGCGCGGCTACCGGCTGCGCGCGCAATAA
- a CDS encoding uracil-DNA glycosylase: MATRKTLRTPQQASLFDDPAPEPAQHDVPAAAPTRARTGKKAAEAAPARAAQPQAGAADVPHLAAQFDALPAVWRDVLKPFTDSDAYAPLCRFVDDERAAGKTVYPTDVFRALRLTSPDDVKVVILGQDPYHGDDRGTPQAHGLAFSVPPAVRTPPSLRNIFKEIAANFGHDTPRHGCLDTWARQGVLLLNTVLTVERGAAASHAKRGWEQCTDTLIRELAGRHRGLVFMLWGAHAQAKRALFDANAHCVLEAPHPSPLSAHRGFLGCRHFALANEYLVEAGREPIDWRLPEIAETLA, encoded by the coding sequence ATGGCAACCCGCAAGACTCTCCGTACGCCGCAACAGGCGTCGCTGTTCGACGATCCCGCGCCGGAACCGGCGCAGCACGATGTTCCCGCCGCCGCACCCACGCGTGCGCGCACCGGCAAGAAGGCCGCGGAAGCGGCTCCGGCGCGCGCCGCACAGCCGCAGGCCGGCGCCGCCGACGTCCCGCACCTCGCCGCCCAATTCGACGCGCTGCCGGCCGTCTGGCGCGACGTGCTGAAGCCGTTCACCGACAGCGACGCGTATGCGCCGCTGTGTCGCTTCGTCGACGACGAGCGCGCCGCCGGCAAGACGGTCTATCCGACCGACGTGTTCCGCGCGCTGCGCCTGACGAGCCCGGACGACGTGAAGGTCGTGATCCTCGGCCAGGACCCGTACCACGGCGACGATCGCGGCACGCCGCAGGCCCATGGCCTCGCGTTCTCGGTGCCGCCGGCCGTGCGCACGCCGCCGTCGCTGCGCAACATCTTCAAGGAAATCGCGGCGAACTTCGGTCACGACACGCCGCGCCACGGCTGCCTCGACACGTGGGCACGCCAGGGCGTGCTGCTGCTCAACACCGTGCTGACGGTCGAGCGCGGCGCCGCCGCGAGCCACGCGAAGCGCGGCTGGGAGCAATGCACGGACACGCTGATCCGCGAGCTGGCCGGCCGTCATCGCGGCCTCGTGTTCATGCTGTGGGGCGCGCATGCGCAGGCGAAGCGCGCGCTGTTCGATGCGAACGCCCATTGCGTGCTCGAGGCGCCGCATCCGTCGCCGCTGTCCGCGCACCGCGGCTTCCTCGGCTGCCGTCACTTCGCGCTCGCGAACGAGTATCTGGTCGAAGCGGGCCGCGAACCGATCGACTGGCGGCTTCCGGAGATCGCCGAAACGCTCGCCTGA
- a CDS encoding FMN-dependent NADH-azoreductase, translating into MTTILQINSAARSQGAQSTLLASELTAKLRQSNPGAQVVVRDLLADALPHLDETVLGAFFTPADQRSAEQNAIVAKSDALIAELQAADIVVIAAPMYNFGVSSQLKTYFDWIARAGVTFRYTENGPEGLIKGKKVHVVTARGGKYLGTPNDSQTPFLRTFLGFIGLTDVSFIHAEGLNLGPDAQSAALAGAREAIAAV; encoded by the coding sequence ATGACGACCATTCTGCAAATCAATTCCGCGGCGCGCTCGCAAGGTGCGCAGTCCACGCTGCTGGCCAGCGAACTGACGGCAAAGCTGCGACAATCGAACCCCGGCGCCCAGGTCGTCGTGCGCGACCTGCTGGCCGACGCGCTGCCGCACCTCGACGAAACGGTGCTCGGCGCGTTCTTCACGCCGGCCGACCAGCGCAGCGCGGAACAGAATGCGATCGTCGCGAAGAGCGATGCACTGATCGCCGAACTGCAGGCGGCCGACATCGTCGTGATCGCCGCTCCGATGTACAACTTCGGCGTGTCGTCGCAACTGAAGACGTATTTCGACTGGATCGCCCGTGCCGGCGTCACGTTCCGCTATACCGAGAACGGTCCGGAAGGCCTCATCAAGGGCAAGAAGGTGCACGTGGTCACCGCGCGCGGCGGCAAGTACCTCGGTACGCCGAACGACAGCCAGACGCCGTTCCTGCGCACCTTCCTCGGCTTCATCGGCCTGACCGACGTAAGCTTCATCCACGCCGAAGGCCTGAACCTCGGGCCCGATGCGCAGAGCGCCGCGCTCGCCGGTGCACGCGAGGCGATCGCCGCCGTGTAA
- a CDS encoding M61 family metallopeptidase encodes MTQPIRYSIAPKDLAAHLFEVSVTVADPDPAGQRFALPVWIPGSYLVREFARNIVTLAAFNDAGRKVRIAKTDKNTWQAAPVSGALTLRYDVYAWDLSVRSAYLDEAGGFFNATAVFLSVAGREDAPCEVDIAKPAGPAFRTWRVGTSLPEARGTRRYGFGAYRAANYDELADHPVTIGEFALATFEAHGVPHDIVIAGRVTQLDMERLRTDLKRVCEAQIALFEPKSKKAPMDRYVFMTLAVSDGYGGLEHRASTALICNRTDLPVKGRPETTEGYRTYLGLCSHEYFHTWNVKRIKPAAFVPYDLGRENYTSLLWLFEGFTSYYDDLMLVRSGLMSQDEYFAALGRTIGGVLRGTGRLKQSVADSSFDAWIKYYRQDENATNAIVSYYTKGSLVALAFDLAIRAQTRNRKSLDDVMRLLWQRYGRDFYRGKQAGVGEDEVDALIEEATGVALGRLFADAVHGTRDLPLAELFAPFGVTLVPEVANGAAAKPSIGARLRGGADCTLAAVYEGGGAHRAGLSAGDTLIALDGLRITGTNLDALLARYRPGDKVEIHAFRRDELRTVKLKLDGPDVTRYRLTAAAKPAAARNAREAWLNG; translated from the coding sequence ATGACCCAGCCGATCCGCTATTCGATTGCCCCGAAAGATCTTGCCGCGCACCTGTTCGAAGTCTCGGTGACGGTCGCCGACCCCGATCCCGCAGGCCAGCGCTTCGCGCTGCCGGTCTGGATTCCGGGCAGCTATCTCGTGCGCGAGTTCGCGCGCAACATCGTCACGCTCGCCGCGTTCAACGACGCCGGCCGCAAGGTGCGGATCGCCAAGACCGACAAGAACACGTGGCAGGCCGCGCCGGTGAGCGGCGCGCTGACGCTGCGCTACGACGTCTATGCGTGGGACCTGTCGGTGCGCTCCGCGTATCTCGACGAAGCGGGCGGCTTCTTCAACGCCACCGCGGTGTTTCTGAGCGTTGCCGGCCGCGAGGACGCACCGTGCGAGGTCGACATCGCGAAGCCGGCCGGCCCGGCGTTCCGCACGTGGCGCGTCGGCACGTCGCTGCCCGAGGCGCGCGGCACGCGGCGGTACGGGTTCGGCGCCTATCGCGCGGCGAACTATGACGAACTGGCCGACCATCCGGTCACGATCGGCGAATTCGCGCTGGCGACGTTCGAAGCGCACGGCGTGCCGCACGACATCGTGATCGCCGGGCGTGTGACGCAGCTCGACATGGAGCGCCTGCGTACCGACCTCAAGCGCGTGTGCGAAGCGCAGATCGCGCTGTTCGAGCCGAAGTCGAAGAAGGCGCCGATGGACCGCTACGTGTTCATGACGCTCGCGGTCAGCGACGGCTACGGCGGCCTCGAGCACCGTGCGTCGACCGCGCTGATCTGCAACCGCACCGACCTGCCGGTGAAGGGACGGCCGGAAACGACCGAAGGCTATCGTACCTACCTCGGCCTGTGCAGCCACGAATACTTCCACACGTGGAACGTGAAGCGCATCAAGCCGGCCGCGTTCGTGCCGTACGACCTCGGGCGCGAAAACTACACGTCGCTGCTGTGGCTGTTCGAGGGCTTCACGTCGTATTACGACGACCTGATGCTGGTGCGCAGCGGGCTGATGTCGCAGGACGAATACTTCGCCGCGCTCGGCCGCACCATCGGCGGCGTGCTGCGCGGCACGGGCCGCCTGAAGCAGAGCGTCGCCGACAGCTCGTTCGACGCGTGGATCAAGTATTACCGGCAGGACGAGAACGCGACCAACGCGATCGTCAGCTACTACACGAAGGGTTCGCTCGTCGCGCTCGCGTTCGATCTGGCGATTCGCGCGCAAACGCGCAACCGCAAGTCGCTCGACGACGTGATGCGCCTGCTGTGGCAGCGCTACGGGCGCGACTTCTATCGCGGCAAGCAGGCGGGCGTCGGCGAGGACGAAGTCGACGCGCTGATCGAGGAAGCCACCGGCGTCGCGCTCGGCCGCCTGTTCGCCGACGCCGTGCACGGCACGCGCGACCTGCCGCTCGCCGAACTGTTCGCGCCGTTCGGCGTGACGCTCGTGCCGGAAGTCGCGAACGGCGCGGCCGCGAAGCCGAGCATCGGCGCGCGCCTGCGCGGCGGCGCGGACTGCACGCTGGCGGCCGTCTACGAAGGCGGCGGCGCGCACCGCGCAGGGCTGTCGGCCGGCGACACGCTGATCGCGCTCGACGGCCTGCGCATCACCGGCACGAACCTCGACGCGCTGCTCGCGCGCTACCGGCCGGGCGACAAGGTCGAGATCCACGCGTTCCGGCGCGACGAGCTGCGGACCGTGAAGCTGAAGCTCGACGGCCCGGACGTCACGCGCTACCGGCTGACCGCGGCCGCGAAGCCGGCCGCCGCGCGCAACGCCCGGGAAGCCTGGCTGAACGGCTGA
- a CDS encoding DsbC family protein codes for MKRTIRIASLALAVTMATLGCTAQADQTTDKLKATLQARLGSDAPIKSVSKSPVAGLYEVNLGSQIIYSDAAGDYVLLGDLVDTKTHKNLTDARLSDLNRIDFASLPFANAIKVVKGNGARKIAVFSDPNCPYCKRLETTLQSIDNVTVYTFLYPVLSPDSTAKSKAIWCASDRAKTWESWMIDHRAPSGAGTCDTTALDKNLALGHGMNVTGTPTIFLPDGRRLPGAVSAEQLNQALASSK; via the coding sequence ATGAAAAGAACGATCCGCATCGCCTCGCTGGCGCTCGCCGTCACGATGGCGACGCTTGGCTGTACCGCGCAGGCCGACCAAACCACCGACAAGCTGAAAGCCACGCTGCAGGCGCGTCTCGGCAGCGACGCGCCGATCAAGAGCGTGTCGAAATCGCCGGTCGCGGGCCTCTACGAGGTGAACCTCGGCTCGCAGATCATCTATAGCGACGCAGCGGGCGACTACGTGCTGCTCGGCGATCTCGTCGACACCAAGACGCACAAGAACCTGACCGACGCACGCCTGTCCGATCTGAACCGGATCGATTTCGCGAGCCTGCCGTTCGCGAACGCGATCAAGGTCGTGAAGGGCAACGGCGCACGCAAGATCGCGGTGTTCTCCGACCCCAACTGCCCGTACTGCAAGCGGCTCGAGACGACGCTGCAGTCGATCGACAACGTGACCGTCTACACGTTCCTGTACCCGGTGCTGTCGCCGGATTCGACCGCGAAGTCGAAGGCGATCTGGTGCGCGAGCGATCGCGCGAAGACGTGGGAAAGCTGGATGATCGACCATCGCGCGCCGTCCGGCGCCGGCACCTGCGACACCACCGCGCTCGACAAGAACCTCGCGCTCGGCCACGGGATGAACGTCACCGGCACGCCGACGATCTTCCTGCCGGACGGTCGCCGCCTGCCGGGCGCCGTTTCGGCCGAGCAGTTGAACCAGGCGCTCGCGTCGAGCAAGTAA
- a CDS encoding UbiH/UbiF family hydroxylase: MRAMTAHHTFDVAVVGGGLVGKTAALALTQSGYKTALLAQPATPRPADLAFDTRIYALSSSSQALLERLRVWQALDHGRLAPVYDMRVYGDAHAELHFSAYQASVPQLAWIVESSLIETSLDAALRFQPNLTWFDARAQGFDVRDDAAVLTLSSGHVVEADLVVGADGAHSWVRSQMGAKVERRDYRQTGVVANFKASLPHRETAYQWFHEGEIIALLPLPDGHVSLVWSAQTAHADQLLALDPAQLAAEVERVSHGQVGTLECVTPAAGFPLALQTVDKLIAPRVALVGDAAHLIHPLAGQGMNLGLRDVASLADAIASKESFRNLGDTVLLRRYERARREDIRALMVATDGLQRLFSVPGPLAKAVRNAGMAFVGAQPLVKRWLVSAALG; the protein is encoded by the coding sequence ATGCGCGCCATGACTGCCCACCACACCTTCGACGTCGCCGTGGTCGGCGGCGGGCTCGTCGGCAAGACGGCCGCGCTCGCGCTGACCCAGTCCGGCTACAAGACCGCGTTGCTCGCCCAGCCGGCGACCCCGCGCCCCGCCGATCTCGCGTTCGATACGCGCATCTACGCGCTGTCCTCCAGTTCGCAGGCGTTGCTCGAACGGCTGCGGGTCTGGCAGGCGCTCGACCACGGGCGGCTCGCGCCGGTGTACGACATGCGCGTGTACGGCGATGCCCACGCGGAGCTGCATTTCTCCGCGTACCAGGCGTCGGTGCCGCAGCTCGCATGGATCGTCGAATCGTCGCTGATCGAGACGTCGCTCGACGCCGCGCTGCGGTTCCAGCCGAATCTCACGTGGTTCGACGCGCGCGCACAGGGCTTCGACGTGCGCGACGATGCGGCCGTCCTGACGCTGTCGTCCGGGCACGTGGTCGAGGCGGACCTCGTGGTCGGCGCGGACGGCGCCCATTCGTGGGTGCGCTCCCAAATGGGCGCCAAGGTCGAGCGCCGCGATTACCGGCAGACGGGCGTCGTCGCGAACTTCAAGGCGTCGCTGCCGCACCGCGAGACCGCGTACCAGTGGTTCCACGAAGGCGAGATCATCGCGTTGTTGCCGCTGCCCGACGGCCACGTGTCGCTCGTGTGGTCCGCGCAGACCGCGCACGCCGATCAGCTGCTCGCGCTCGATCCCGCGCAGCTCGCCGCCGAAGTCGAACGCGTGTCGCACGGTCAGGTCGGCACGCTCGAATGCGTGACGCCGGCGGCCGGTTTCCCGCTCGCGCTGCAGACGGTCGACAAGCTGATCGCGCCGCGCGTCGCGCTCGTCGGCGACGCCGCGCATCTGATCCACCCGCTCGCGGGGCAGGGGATGAACCTCGGGCTGCGCGACGTCGCGTCGCTCGCCGATGCGATCGCGAGCAAGGAGAGCTTCCGCAATCTCGGCGATACGGTGCTGCTGCGCCGCTACGAGCGCGCGCGCCGCGAGGACATCCGCGCGCTGATGGTCGCGACCGACGGGCTGCAGCGGCTGTTCTCGGTGCCCGGCCCGCTCGCGAAGGCGGTGCGCAACGCGGGCATGGCGTTCGTCGGCGCGCAGCCGCTCGTGAAGCGCTGGCTGGTGTCGGCCGCGCTCGGCTGA
- the ychF gene encoding redox-regulated ATPase YchF, protein MSLKCGIVGLPNVGKSTLFNALTKAGIAAENYPFCTIEPNVGIVEVPDTRLKALAEIVKPERVLPAVVEFVDIAGLVAGASKGEGLGNQFLANIRETDAITHVVRCFEDDNVIHVAGKVNPIDDIEVINTELALADLGTVEKALTRYSKAAKSGNDKEAVKLAAVLEKVRAQLDQGKAVRSLDLSDDEQALLKPFCLITAKPAMYVANVKDDGFDNNPHLEAVRKYAESENSPVVAVCAAIEAEIADLDDADKEAFLADMGMEEPGLDRVIRAGFKLLGLQTYFTAGVKEVRAWTIHIGDTAPQAAGVIHTDFERGFIRAQTISFDDFVAYKGEQGAKEAGKMRAEGKEYVVHDGDVMNFLFNV, encoded by the coding sequence ATGAGCCTCAAATGCGGCATCGTCGGCTTGCCCAACGTCGGCAAGTCCACACTGTTCAATGCGTTGACGAAGGCCGGCATCGCCGCCGAGAACTACCCGTTCTGCACGATCGAGCCGAACGTCGGCATCGTCGAAGTCCCCGACACGCGCCTGAAGGCGCTGGCCGAAATCGTCAAGCCCGAGCGCGTCCTGCCGGCCGTCGTCGAATTCGTCGACATCGCGGGCCTCGTCGCCGGCGCGAGCAAGGGCGAAGGCCTCGGCAACCAGTTCCTCGCGAACATCCGCGAAACCGACGCGATCACGCACGTCGTGCGCTGCTTCGAAGACGACAACGTGATCCACGTCGCCGGCAAGGTCAACCCGATCGACGACATCGAAGTGATCAACACCGAGCTCGCGCTCGCCGATCTCGGCACCGTCGAGAAGGCGCTCACGCGCTACTCGAAGGCCGCGAAGTCGGGCAACGACAAGGAAGCGGTGAAGCTCGCGGCGGTGCTCGAGAAAGTGCGCGCGCAGCTCGACCAGGGCAAGGCCGTGCGCAGCCTCGACCTGTCGGACGACGAGCAGGCGCTGCTCAAGCCGTTCTGCCTGATCACGGCGAAGCCCGCGATGTACGTCGCGAACGTGAAGGACGACGGCTTCGACAACAACCCGCACCTCGAAGCGGTGCGCAAGTACGCGGAAAGCGAGAACTCGCCGGTGGTCGCCGTGTGCGCCGCGATCGAGGCGGAAATCGCCGATCTCGACGACGCCGACAAGGAAGCGTTCCTCGCGGACATGGGCATGGAAGAGCCGGGCCTCGACCGCGTGATCCGCGCGGGCTTCAAGCTGCTGGGCCTGCAGACCTACTTCACCGCGGGCGTGAAGGAAGTGCGCGCGTGGACGATCCATATCGGCGACACGGCGCCGCAGGCGGCCGGCGTGATCCACACCGACTTCGAGCGCGGCTTCATCCGCGCGCAGACGATCTCGTTCGACGACTTCGTCGCGTACAAGGGCGAACAGGGTGCGAAGGAAGCCGGCAAGATGCGCGCGGAAGGCAAGGAATACGTCGTGCACGACGGCGATGTGATGAACTTCCTGTTCAACGTCTGA
- the gabP gene encoding GABA permease: MSGSNTGLGTGLKQRHVTMMSIAGVIGAGLFVGSGHAIAEAGPASILAYAIAGVLVVLVMRMLGEMAVAHPDSGSFSTYADRAIGHWAGFSIGWLYWWFWVLVIPIEATAAATILNAWFPGVATWIFALGITLLLTITNLFSVKNYGEFEFWFALIKVVAIVVFLCIGGAAILGIVPAPAVSGVSNLFAHQGFMPNGAGAVLAAMLTTMFSFLGTEIVTIAAAESDNPQRQIVRATNSVIWRITLFYLGSILVVAAIVPWNDPLLPKHGSYQRAMELIGVPNAKAIIDVIVLVSVASCLNSALYTASRMLFSLSKRKDAPAFLHRTDSTGTPRAAVLASTAFGFLTVIANYLMPEQVFGFLLATSGAIALLVYLVIAISQLRMRKTLESTGADLTLRMWLFPWLTWAVILFICGTLTVMFVSEAHRMEVGATAVLALLVLFASWLNKRARDARAVAGGRVSAT, from the coding sequence ATGAGTGGAAGCAACACAGGCCTCGGCACGGGTCTGAAACAGCGGCACGTGACGATGATGTCGATTGCCGGCGTCATCGGCGCGGGCTTGTTCGTGGGCTCCGGCCACGCCATCGCGGAGGCCGGCCCGGCTTCCATCCTCGCGTATGCGATCGCGGGCGTGCTGGTCGTGCTGGTGATGCGCATGCTCGGCGAGATGGCCGTCGCGCATCCGGACAGCGGTTCGTTCTCGACCTATGCCGATCGCGCGATCGGCCATTGGGCCGGCTTCTCGATCGGCTGGCTGTACTGGTGGTTCTGGGTGCTGGTGATTCCGATCGAGGCAACGGCCGCCGCAACCATTCTCAATGCGTGGTTCCCCGGCGTCGCGACCTGGATCTTCGCGCTCGGCATCACGCTGCTGCTGACGATCACCAATCTCTTTTCGGTCAAGAACTACGGCGAATTCGAATTCTGGTTCGCGCTGATCAAGGTGGTCGCGATCGTCGTGTTCCTGTGCATCGGCGGTGCCGCGATCCTCGGCATCGTTCCGGCGCCGGCGGTGTCGGGCGTGTCGAACCTGTTCGCGCACCAGGGCTTCATGCCGAACGGCGCGGGCGCGGTGCTGGCTGCGATGCTGACGACCATGTTCTCGTTTCTCGGCACCGAGATCGTGACGATCGCGGCCGCGGAATCGGACAACCCGCAGCGCCAGATCGTCCGCGCGACGAACTCGGTGATCTGGCGTATCACGCTGTTCTACCTCGGCTCGATTCTCGTCGTCGCCGCCATCGTGCCGTGGAACGATCCGCTGCTGCCGAAGCACGGCTCGTATCAGCGTGCGATGGAGCTGATCGGCGTGCCGAACGCGAAGGCGATCATCGACGTGATCGTGCTGGTGTCGGTCGCGAGCTGCCTGAATTCGGCGCTGTACACGGCGTCGCGGATGCTGTTCTCGCTGTCCAAGCGCAAGGACGCGCCCGCGTTCCTGCACCGCACCGATTCGACCGGCACGCCGCGCGCGGCTGTGCTGGCGTCGACCGCGTTCGGCTTCCTGACGGTGATCGCGAACTATCTGATGCCGGAGCAGGTGTTCGGCTTCCTGCTCGCGACCTCGGGCGCGATCGCACTGCTCGTGTATCTCGTGATCGCGATCTCGCAGCTGCGGATGCGCAAGACGCTCGAATCGACGGGCGCGGACCTGACGCTGCGGATGTGGCTGTTCCCGTGGCTCACGTGGGCGGTGATCCTGTTCATCTGCGGCACGCTGACCGTGATGTTCGTGAGCGAGGCGCACCGGATGGAAGTGGGCGCGACGGCCGTGCTGGCGCTGCTGGTGCTGTTCGCTTCGTGGCTGAACAAGCGTGCGCGCGATGCGCGCGCGGTGGCCGGCGGGCGAGTCTCGGCGACTTGA